In Streptomyces sp. ML-6, the genomic stretch TGTGCGGACAGGTCCTGCGGGGCCGGGGCGGAGAAGTCCGGCCGGGCGAACTCGGCGGTGGAGCCGGGGCCCTCCCGGTCGTCCATGGCAGGCCGCGAAGGCAGCGGCGGGCCCATCTGCCGCTGGAACTGGCCGGTGGACTCGGGCTCCTCGTGACCGCGCGGGGTGTCGGGCCGGCCGAGCCGCGACGCGGACGGCTCCTCGGCACCCCAGCTGGTGGTCTGCGGGCGCTGCGGGGCGGGGTTGCCACCGGGCAGCTCGGCGCGCGGACCGCCGGCCGGGGGCAGCCGGAGGCCGGACTCGTCCTGGCCGGCGGGACGCTGGAAGCCACCCGGACCGGCCGGGGCCTGCTGGGGCCGGGGCTGCTGCGGCTGCTGCCACGGAGCGGGTGCGTTGCGGTCCTGGTGGCCCGGACCCTGACGGTCCTGGCCCTGGCGGTTCTGGCCGAACAGGTCGGGACGGCCCGGCTCCGCGAGGCCCGCGCCGTCGCCCTGGCCGCGGCCACCGGCCCTGGCACCGCCGAAGGCACCGGCGAGACCGCCGCCCTGACGCTGCGGCTGCCCCTGCCGGAAGACGTCCTGCGGACCTGTGCCGGGGTTCTGCCGGCCCTGCTGCCGACCGCCGCCGACCTCGCGCGAGGGCAGCGCGGCCCGCGGCGTGGAGCCCGAACCGACCTGGCCGCGCGAGGCACCCGGCCCCGAAGCGGCCCGGCCCGAGGGGGCACCGCCGATGCCGGGACGCGAACCGGCGTTCGCATCCGGGGCACCGCCGAGCAGACCGGCGGGAGCGCCGGACTGCTGCCCGGGGCCCTGCTTGGGAAGCGGCTGCTTGCCGCCGTGCGCGACGTCGACCGGCAGCATGACCAGCGCGGTCGTACCACCGGAGTCGGAGGGCCGCAGCTGGATCCGGATGCCGTGACGCAGGGACAGCCGGCCGACCACGAACAGACCCATGCGGCGGGAGACCGAGACGTCCACGGTGGGCGGCGAGGCGAGCCGCTCGTTGATCGCGGCGAGGTCCTCGGGGGAGAGGCCGATGCCGGTGTCGTGAATCTCGACGAGCACCCGCCCGTCGGGCAGCGCGTGACCGGTGACCCGGACCTTCGTCTGCGGCGAGGAGAACGACGTGGCGTTCTCCAGCAGCTCGGCGAGCAGGTGCACGAGGTCGTTGACGACGCGGCCGGCGACCTCGGTGGCGGGCACCGCCGCCAGTTCGATGCGCTCGTACTGCTCCACCTCGGAGGCGGCGGCACGGAGCACGTCGACCAGCGGGACGGGCCGGGTCCACCGGCGGCCCGGCTCCTCGCCCGCGAGGACGAGGAGGTTCTCGCCGTTCCGGCGCATGCGGGTCGCGAGGTGGTCGAGCTTGAACAGCGAGGAGAGCTGGTCCGGGTCGGCCTCGCGCGACTCCAGCTCGGAGATGAGCGAGAGCTGGCGCTGGATGAGGCCCTGGCTGCGGCGCGAGAGGTTGGTGAACATCGCGTTGACGTTGCCCCGGAGCAGGGCCTGCTCGGCGGCGAGGCGGACGGCCTCGCGGTGCACGTCGTCGAAGGCCGCGGCCACCTTGCCGATCTCGTCCCGGGAGTGCACGCCGACCGACTCGACCGAGGTGTCCACGTCCTGCGGGTCGGCCTCGGAGAGCTGCTTGACGAGCTCGGGCAGCCGGTCCTGGGCGACGCGGGTGGCCGTGTCCTGGAGCCGCCGCAGCGAGCGGATCATCGACCGGGCGACGACGAAGGCGCCGACCAGCGAGACACCGAGCACGAGCAGGATGAGCGCACCGCTGATGATCGCTTCGCGCTTCGACTCGTCGCGGAGCTCGCGGGCCTTGCCCTCCATGTCGCTGAGGAGGGTCTCCTCGATGGTCTTCATCGCCTGGATCTTGGTCGAGCTCTGGTCGTACCAGTCCAGGTAGGAGCGCCGTGCGGTGCCTTCCATGCCAGTGGAGCTGGTCAGCACCTTCCTGGCGTAGGCGCTGGCGGCCTTGATCTCCGGGTTGCCCTCGTCCAGCGTGGCGGTCAGTTCCTCGGCGTTGTTGCCGGTCGCCGCGTACACCGCCTTGAAGGAGCGGAGCGCCGCGGCCTCCTTGCCCTGCGCGGATTCGCCGAACTGCCGGTCGTTCGGGTCGAGGTGCGGCTGCTTGTCGTTGCCGCCGGGCAGGGCCGCGGCGATGATCGCCCGCTGGACGGAGGCGTACTCCTTGGCGGAGGAGAAGGCCGCCAGCGCCCGGGTCCGCTTGATCATCTCCGAGTTGCTGGTCGCCTGCGCCATGTCCTGCGAGAGGCTCAGCAGCGAACCGATCAGCTGGCTGTACTTGTCGACGGTCGAGAGGCTCGGGGCGCCCTTGGCGTAGGCCGTCTTGCGGATCTCCCGGATCTCGGCCAGCTGGCCCGCGATCTGGTTGACGCTGGCGTAGATGCCCTCCAGGGCGTCGTCACCGGAGGGGTCGCCGATCGAGGTCGTCGCGTCGAGGAAGGCGGTCTTGGCCCGGTCGGTCTTCTTGCGGGGGTCGGTGACCTTGAAGTCGTCGGCCTTCACGCCGTTGGCCAGCGGACCGGCCGACCGGTCGCGCTCCTCCTGGAGCGCCTGGGCGAGCGAGGTCGCCTGCTTGGTCATCCTGGTCAGCAGCTGCATGTGGTCCAGCTGCTGGATGTCGTTCATCGAGTCGTTGATCCGCAGACCGCCGAGCGTGGTCGCGGCGACCACGGGGAGGGCGAGCAGGGAGACCAGACGGGTGCTGATGCGCCAGTTGCGAAGGGCCATGCGCGAGCCGCTGCCGGCGGAACCCGGGGACTTGGGCGAGGGGGCGGGATCGGCACCTCCCTCGGCCGTCGTGGCACCGGGGTTCTGGGCGCGGTCGCCGCTGTCACCGGCTGCGGCCGGTCCGGGGTTCTGGGCGTGCTGGGGCGAGGAGCCGCGGTCGGTCCCGCCGTGCGGCTCCTGCTCCGCCGCAGCGCTGCCATCCCTCTTGAAACGTCCCTGCACTAGCGTCGCAACCTCTGGACCAGGCGTTCCGTCGCACGAATGCGGTGGAACGGTGTCGGCGTCGTGGAGCGTCGTACCCGCCCCATGGTGGTCATGAGTGGCCGGCGTCCTTCCCCTTTCCGCCGCCACTCGGCGCTGTGTTGCGCCCCCTGCGCGCCGGTTTGAAACCTGCGGCGGTGCGTGGAATTCCAGCACAGTGCCGGATCTCCAACAAGGGCCCCGTGCCCGCCCGGGACCTGGGTGACACATTGTGACGAATGAGTAACGAGCAGTGGAGCGTGATCATGGATGAATGCCTTGATTGCGGACAGAACGGCAAGTGGTGACAGGTGTCCCAGTCGGCATGATCAGGAGCGGAATGGATCATTCAGTGACGTAATGTCCGTTTCGAACATGGCGATCAGGCGTCCGAAATGGGGCATTTTTCGGAGCGGTCGTGAGCAAACTCACACAATGATCGCCGTCTTTTCCGGGCTTGCGGAGGGAATTGGGTGTTTAGCCTGACGCTTTACAGGGATGGCAAATCCGACAACCGGCGCCCCTCCGGGCGGCGCCCGTACCGACAGGGTCCGAACGGCAGATGAAGAAGACGACGATGTTCCGCAACATTGCCAACCCCCGCCGCACCACGCTGGCGCACCTCAAGGACGCCGAGGGCCTGGGAACGCCGGAACTGCGGGAGCACGCCGTCACCCTGCCGAACCAGACGGCCAACCCCCGCCGCACCATCCTCATGAAGGCCCCGGCCCCCGCCGCCGTCCAGGAATAGGCCGACCCGGCGCGGACGCGCGGGACCCCTTCCGGGCGGACCCGCGCCCCCGCTGCCACCCCTCCCGCACCCCGCGCCGCCCGCCCCTCCCTCCCGGTGCCGCCCCGTACCCGCGGCGCCGTCCCGGGAGCCCCTGGCGCGTCCGCCCCGGGGTTCCTCGCGCCTGCGCCCGTGTGCGCCGGGCGGCGCCCGTCACCGGGCGGACTCCGCGGGGCGAGGCGATAGCCTGGAGTGTCAGTCTTCAGCCAGCCAGCAAGTGAGGGGCGACAGCATCCCGTGCGCATCGCCAGATTCTCCATCGACGGCAATGTCGCCTTCGGCGCCGTGGAGGGCGACGGGCCCGACGGTCTCGTCCTCGACATCATCAAGGGCATCCCGTACGCCGAATTCGAGCTCTCCGGCACCAAGGTCCCGCTGAGCAAGGTCCGCCTCCTGCCGCCCGTGCTCCCCAACAAGGTCGTGGCCATCGGCCGCAACTACGCGGAACACGCCAAGGAACTGGGCAACGAGGTACCGGACGTCCCCGTCGCCTTCTTCAAGCCCACCACCTCGGTGATCGGCTCCGGCGACGCCATCGAGTACCCCTCCTTCTCGAACGAGCTGCACCACGAGGCCGAACTGGCCGTGGTCATCGGCCGCATGTGCCGGGAAGTGCCGCGCGAACGCGTGAAGGACGTCGTCTTCGGCTACACCTGTGCCAACGACGTCACCGCCCGCGACGTCCAGGAGCGGGAGAAGCAGTGGGCGCGGGCCAAGGGCTTCGACACGTCCTGCCCGCTCGGCCCCTGGGTGGAGACCGACCTCGACCCCGGCGACCTGACCATCCAGGCGACGGTCAACGGCGAACAACGCCAACTGGGCCGTACGAGCGAGATGATCCGCTCGATCGAGGACCTGGTCGTCCACATCACGGAAGCCATGACGCTGCTCCCGGGCGACGTGATCCTCACCGGCACCCCCGCAGGGGTCGGACCCCTCCACGTCGGCGACGAGGTCGCCGTCACCATCGAAGGCATCGGCACTCTCACCAACAAGGTGATCAAGCGTGGCTAACGCACCTGTACGCGTCCGTTTCTGTCCCTCGCCGACCGGCAACCCCCATGTGGGCCTGGTCCGCACCGCCCTGTTCAACTGGGCCTTCGCCCGGCACCACGGCGGCACCATGGTCTTCCGCATCGAGGACACGGACGCCGCCCGTGACTCCGAGGAGTCCTACGAGCAGCTCCTGGACTCCATGCGCTGGCTCGGCTTCGACTGGGACGAGGGCCCCGAGGTCGGCGGCCCGCACGCCCCGTACCGGCAGTCGCAGCGCATGGACATCTACCGGGACGTCGCCGACAAGCTCCTGGCCGGCGGGTACGCGTACCACTGCTACTGCACCACCGAGGAGCTCGACACCCGCCGCGACGCCGCCCGCGCCGCCGGGAAGCCCTCCGGCTACGACGGCCACTGCCGCGAGCTGAGCGCCGAGCAGATCGCCGCGTACGAGGCCGAGGGCCGCACCTCCATCGTCCGCTTCCGGATGCCCGACGAGCCGATCACCTTCACCGACCTGGTCCGCGGCGAGCTGACCTTCCAGCCTGAGAACGTCCCCGACTACGGCATCGTCCGCGCCAACGGCGCCCCGCTCTACACGCTGGTCAACCCGGTCGACGACGCGCTGATGGAGATCACGCACGTCCTGCGCGGCGAGGACCTGCTCTCCTCCACCCCGCGCCAGATCGCCCTCTACAAGGCGCTCATCGAGCTGGGCATCGCCCAGGACACCCCCGCCTTCGGCCACCTGCCCTACGTCATGGGCGAGGGCAACAAGAAGCTCTCCAAGCGCGACCCGCAGGCCTCGCTCAACCTCTACCGCGAGCGCGGCTTCCTGCCGGAGGGGCTGCTCAACTACCTCTCCCTGCTGGGCTGGTCCATCGCCGAGGACCGGGACATCTTCTCCGTCGACGAGATGGTGGCCGCGTTCGACATCAAGGACGTCAACGCCAACCCGGCGCGCTTCGACTTGAAGAAGTGCGAGCACATCAACGCCGAGCACATCCGCAGGATGGACGTGAAGGCGTTCACCGAGGCCTGCGGCCCCTGGCTGAAGGCCCCGTTCGCCCCCTGGGCCCCGGAGTCCTTCGACGCGGCGCAGTTCGCGGAGATCGCCCCGCACGCGCAGACCCGCGTCACGGTCCTCTCGGACATCACGGCCAACGTCGACTTCCTCTTCCTCGACGAGCCGGTGGAGGACGAGACGTCCTGGAACAAGGCGATGAAGGAGGGCTCCGCCGCCCTGCTCACCACGGCCCGCGCCAACCTGATCAACGCCGAGTGGAACGCCGAGGCCCTGAAGAACGCCATCCTCGCCGCCGGCGAGGAGCACGGCCTCAAGCTCGGCAAGGCCCAGGCGCCGGTCCGCGTCGCGGTCACCGGCCGCACGATCGGCCTGCCGCTCTTCGAGTCCCTGGAGATCCTGGGCCGCGAGAAGACCCTGGCCCGCGTCGACGCGGCCCTGGCGAAGCTGGCAGCCGCGTAACCGGAGCACCCGGAACGCGCCCGCGGGAGGGGCGGACGGCCGGCACGGCCGTCCGCCCCCTCCCGCCGTTTCTGCGCCCTCCTCGCCCCGGGGGCGGGCCCATACGCTGGGCCGCATGACGATCCGCGCGGTCCTCTGGGACATCGACGACACGATCTTCGACCACAGCGGCGCCGACCACATCGGCATGCGCGAGCACCTCGAACAGGAGGGCCTGCCCGAGGGGCACGGCTCCGTCGGGCAGGCCCTCGCCGCATGGCAGGAACTCACCGCCGCCCACTGGGCGCGGTTCGCGGCCGGTGAGACCGACTTCCAGGGGCAGCGCCGGGACCGGGTGCGGGAGTTCCTCTCGCGACCGCTGACGGACGAGGAGGCCGACGACTGGTTCGGCCGGCACGCGACCCACTACGAGGCCGCTTGGCGGCTCTTTCCCGACGTGCTGCCCGTCCTGGACGAACTGGCGGGCGGGTTCCGGCACGCGATCCTGTCGAACGCCAGCATCCACAACCAGGGCCGGAAGCTGCGCACGCTCGGGGTGCGGGACCGGTTCGAGGCCGTGGTGTGCGCCGTGGAGCTGGGCGTCTCCAAGCCCGAGGCCGGTGCCTTCCACGCCGCGTGCGAGGTGATGGCCCTGGAGCCGCGGGAGGTCGCGTACGTGGGGGACGAGCCCGACATCGACGCCGCGGGGGCGGTCGCCGCCGGGCTGAAGGGGATCTGGCTGGACCGCAAGGAGCGGGGCGGACGGCCCGAACTCCTCCGCATCGAGAGGCTCGACCAGCTGCCTGGACTGCTGCTCGCCGATACCCGTTTTGGAGCGCCGGACACCTTCGGGTAATGTTCTTCCTGCGCCGCCCGAGAGGAACGGAAGAACCGAACGGGAAGCGCACGCCGAACAAAACCCCTTTCAGGGGTTGAGTTTTGGTGGGCTATGGTGTAATTGGCAACACTACGGTTTCTGGTACCGTCATTCTAGGTTCGAGTCCTGGTAGCCCAGCGCAGAAATGCAACAGCAGTAACAAGCCCCCGTTGTGTAGCGGCCTAGCACGCTGCCCTCTCACGGCAGTAGCGCCGGTTCGAATCCGGTCGGGGGTACAGATCCTTCCCGCGAGATCATCTGGGTCGCTCCCACGGTCTCGATGCAGGATCGCCAGGGCCCCCGTTGTGTAGCGGCCTAGCACGCTGCCCTCTCACGGCAGTAGCGCCGGTTCGAATCCGGTCGGGGGTACTTGTAACACCATGGGCTATGGTGTAATTGGCAACACTACGGTTTCTGGTACCGTCATTCTAGGTTCGAGTCCTGGTAGCCCAGCGCAGAAATGCAACAGCAGTAACAAGCCCCCGTTGTGTAGCGGCCTAGCACGCTGCCCTCTCACGGCAGTAGCGCCGGTTCGAATCCGGTCGGGGGTACAACAGCAGGAAACGGAAGGGCCCTTCACTCCGGTGAAGGGCCCTTCCGCTCGTTCCCGGAGCCCGTACCGCCGTACCGACTCCTCCTGTGCCATCCGGTGCAGGGACATCGTCAGCGCTCGTGGAGCACCGCCGAGGTGATGGCCGCCTCCACCTGCTCCTCGGTGGGGTACGTCTCCCTCATGTCCAGGTTCTGGACGGCGACTTGATGCATCAGCCGGGCCTGCGCGGCCAGGTACCCGATGTCGCGAGCGGGGGCGGCCGAGGCGGATCGGCATGGCCACCGGGGAGGCCGGCGAGCGATGGCTGGGAGACAGGAAGCCGACCTGCTGCGCCGTCCGCCCGGCCGAGGTGCTCCAGGAGCCGCTCGACGGCCTCCTCGGCGGCCGCCACCCCCGGCGCCTCCTCCGTCGGGGCCCCGGCCGTGCGGGAGCGCCGGAGGGCGGCGCCCAGCCGGATCGTCCGTCCCGGGGACTCGTCCTCCACGTGGGGGAGGCCTCGCGGACCGTGGCCGCGGGCGGGCGGCCGGCCTGGATCAGGGCCCGCACCAGGCGCAGCCGGCGTAGATGGCTCTCGTCGTACTCGGCCTGCGTGGCGCTGACCCGGTGGCCGGGACGCAGCAGCCCCTCCCGCAGGTAGTACTTGATCGTCGCGGGTTCGACGCCGCTCTTCCCACTCGGTTCCGGGAGCCCCATGCTCCGTGGTCGTACCGGGTCGGCCGGTACGGGGAGTCGAAGGAGAAGCTCTACGCGTACGCGAGCGCTCTTGACACCTCCCGCCGCAGGGCCTGGGTGATCATGAAGCGCAAGGAGAAGAAGTCCCGGCAGCACGTGGGGCTGTGGCACGGGACGTACATGGTGCCCGGGGGCGGATGCGCGGCGATCTGCGCGGACATGCCGGTCCGCGGACTGGCCGGGGTCACCGGGGCGCTGCCGATCGAGGGGCGCGGCCGCCGGGCGGCGGACCGTCCCGCGCACCGCTCGTCCGCGGGGCGAGGTTTTGACGGAGGCCGCCACGACGCTGGGGCGGCCGGGAGGTTGCCGGACGCGTCAGCCGTTGCGGCGCAGGGCCTCGCTGAGCCTGGCGGCCGAATCGATGACCGCCTGGGCGTGCATCCGGCCAGGGTGCCGGGTCAGCCGCTCGATCGGTCCCGAGACCGAGACGGCGGCGACCACCCGGTTCGACGGACCGCGCACCGGGGCCGAGACCGAGGCGACGCCCGGCTCGCGCTCGCCGATCGACTGGGCCCAGCCCCTGCGCCGTACGCCCGAGAGCGCCGTCGCCGTGAACCGGGCGCCCTGGAGACCGCGGTGCAGGCGCTCCGGCTCCTCCCAGGCCATCAGGATCTGGGCCGACGAGCCGGCCTTCATGGTGAGCGTGGAGCCGACCGGAACGGTGTCCCGCAGGCCGGACAGCCGCTCCGCCGCCGCCACGCAGATCCGCATGTCGCCCTGCCGGCGGTAGAGCTGCGCGCTCTCGCCGGTGATGTCGCGCAGGTGGGTGAGCACCGGTCCGGCCGTGGCCAGCAGACGGTCCTCGCCGGCCGCGGCCGCGAGCTCCGCCAGCCGGGGGCCGAGAATGAAACGGCCCTGCATGTCCCTCGCCACCATGCGGTGGTGTTCCAGTGCCACGGCCAGTCGATGGGCCGTGGGCCGTGCGAGCCCGGTCGCCGCGACCAGCCCGGCGAGGGTGGCCGGACCGGACTCCAGAGCGCTCAATACGAGAGCCGCCTTGTCGAGAACGCCGACGCCGCTAGAGTTGTCCATACGACGATACTCCCGTCTCACTCTGTGAAACGCAAGTTCAATTTTCGGCGGAAGTTGCGAACCTGTACGAGCGGCCGCACGACGGCCCGTCTGCCACCGCCCCGTACGGGGGTCAGGGCGGCGGCGCACCGAATCTCTAGTTGGGCCGGCGAAGACGCCGGCCGGAGGGAAAGCGATGGGTAGGACACTCGCGGAGAAGGTCTGGGACGACCATGTCGTCCGGCGCGCCGAGGGCGAGCCCGACCTCCTCTTCATCGATCTGCACCTGCTGCACGAGGTGACCAGCCCCCAGGCCTTCGACGGCCTCCGGCAGGCCGGACGCCCGGTGCGGCGCCTCGATCTCACCATCGCCACCGAGGACCACAACACCCCGACCCTCGACATCGACAAGCCGATCGCCGACCCGGTCTCCCGTGCCCAGTTGGAGACCCTGCGCAAGAACTGCGCGGAGTTCGGCGTACGGCTGCACCCGCTGGGCGACGTGGAGCAGGGCGTCGTGCACGTGGTCGGTCCGCAGCTGGGGCTGACCCAGCCGGGCACCACGGTGGTCTGCGGCGACTCCCACACCTCCACGCACGGAGCCTTCGGCGCGCTGGCGTTCGGCATCGGCACCAGCCAGGTCGAGCACGTCCTGGCCACCCAGACCCTGCCGATGGCCCGCCCGAAGACCATGGCGATCACCGTCGAGGGCGAACTGCCCGACGGCGTCACGGCCAAGGACCTGATCCTCGCGATCATCGCCCGCATCGGCACCGGCGGCGGCCAGGGCTACGTCCTCGAGTACCGCGGCCCGGCCATCGAGAAGCTCTCGATGGAGGCCCGGATGACCATCTGCAACATGTCGATCGAGGCCGGCGCCCGGGCGGGCATGATCGCCCCGGACGAGACCACCTTCGACTACCTGAAGGGCCGCGACCACGCTCCGCAGGGCGAGGACTGGGACGCTGCCGTCGCGTACTGGAAGACGCTGCGCACCGACGACGACGCGGTCTTCGACGCCGAGGTCGTCATCGACGCCGCCGAACTGGCGCCGTTCGTCACCTGGGGCACCAACCCCGGCCAGGGTGCGCCCCTGTCGGCGAACGTCCCCGATCCCGCTTCGTACGAGGACGCCTCGGAGCGGAACGCCGCCGAAAAGGCCCTGGAGTACATGGGGTTGACCGCGGGGCAGCCGCTGCGCGAGATCAATGTGGACACCGTCTTCGTAGGCTCCTGCACCAACGGCCGGATCGAGGACCTGCGCAACGCGGCCGCGGTCCTGGACGGCCGCAAGGTCGCCGACGGCGTACGGATGCTGGTCGTTCCCGGTTCCGTCCGGGTCGCCCTGCAGGCCGTCGAGGAGGGCCTGGACAAGGTCTTCACCGCTGCAGGCGCCGAATGGCGGCACGCGGGTTGCTCGATGTGCCTCGGCATGAATCCCGACCAGCTGGCCCCCGGCGAGCGCTCCGCCTCCACCTCGAACCGCAACTTCGAGGGCCGCCAGGGCAAGGGCGGCCGTACGCACCTGGTCTCCCCCCAGGTCGCCGCCGCCACCGCCGTGCTGGGTCACCTGGCCTCGCCCGCCGACCTGTCCGACGCCCGTACGCCCGCCGGAGTCTGAGAAATCATGGAAGCTTTCACCACACACACCGGCCGGGCCGTCCCGCTGCGCCGCAGCAACGTCGACACCGACCAGATCATCCCCGCCCACTGGCTGAAGAAGGTCACCCGCGACGGCTTCGAGGACGGCCTCTTCGAGGCCTGGCGCAAGGACGAGGACTTCGTCCTCAACCGCCCGGAGCGCAAAGGCGCCACGGTGCTGGTGGCCGGCCCCGACTTCGGCACCGGCTCGTCCCGCGAGCACGCCGTGTGGGCCCTGCAGAACTACGGCTTCAAGGCCGTGATCTCCTCCCGCTTCGCCGACATCTTCCGCGGCAACTCGCTGAAGAACGGCCTGTTGACCGTCGTGCTCGACCAGAAGACCGTCGAAGCGCTCTGGGAGCTGGCCGAGGCCGACCCGACGGCGGAGATCACCGTCGACCTGGAGGAGCGCCAGGTGCGCGCCGAGGGGATCACCGTCGGCTTCGAGCTCGACGAGAACGCCCGCTGGCGCCTGCTGAACGGGCTGGATGACATCGGTCTCACCCTTCAGAACGAAGCGGACATCGCGACTTACGAGGCGGCCAGGCCGGCCTTCAAGCCCCGTACAATTAACGCCTGAGCAGCGCGTTTCCAGGACTGCGCCCCCTACCTTCTGGTAGGGGGCGCAGTCGCTTGTTGAGACCCCGTCGGGCGACAACTCGCCCCAGATGGCACAATCGGTGCATGGAACGCGACAGCCAACTCGAGCTTTACGGCCAAGTCGCCGACCGATTGAAGGAAGCGCACACAAGAGTGCGCGCACTGCAAGTCCCGGAGGGCGTAAGGATGGCGCTGTCCCGGAAGCTGTTGGTCATCACGGCCGCGGCTAAGCACGATCTCCCGGACGCGGCAAGGCGTCTGGACCGGTTGATGAAGGACCTCGACGAGGGCCGATTCCCCGAAGGTGAGTGACTCTGCGGAACGACGCAGCGGTCGACTTCGTTGCGGCACTAGGGTGATTAGCCCGTTTCGTGTTTGATTTGCGGTATATATCTGCCTAACGTGCGAAAACGCTTGAACACTTTCGTTCTGGCAATGTCTCCGAAGGGGAAGACGTGAACAAGGCGCAGCTCGTAGAAGCGATTGCCGACAAGCTCGGCGGCCGTCAGCAGGCGGCCGACGCCGTCGACGCGGTGCTCGACGCGATCGTCCGTGCGGTTGTCGCGGGGGACCGTGTCTCGGTCACGGGCTTCGGCTCGTTCGAGAAGGTCGACCGCCCCGCCCGGTACGCCCGCAACCCGCAGACGGGTGAGCGCGTACGGGTCAAGAAGACCTCGGTTCCCCGCTTCCGCGCGGGCCAGGGCTTCAAGGACCTGGTGAGCGGCTCGAAGAAGCTCCCCAAGGGCGGCGAGGTGGCTGTGAAGAAGGCGCCCAAGGGCAGCCTCTCGGGCGGTGCTTCCACCCGTACGACGACCAAGGCCGCGGCAAAGAAGGCCGCCGCCAAGAAGGCCACGGCGAAGAAGGCCACCGCCAAGAAGACCGTGACCGCGGCGAAGAAGACCACGCCCGCGAAGAAGACCACGGCGAAGAAGACCACGGCCGCGGCCAAGAAGGCCACGCCCGCGAAGAAGACCACCGCCGCGGCGAAGAAGACGACGGCGAAGAAGGCCACCGCCGGCAAGACCGCGCCCGCCAAGAAGGCCACGGCGAAGAAGGCGCCCGCGAAGAAGACCACGGCGCGCAAGACCACGGCCAAGAAGGCCACCGCACGGAAGAAGTGAGAACGAGCAGCACGGACCGCTCACACGCACCGGGCCGGGCTCCCCTCG encodes the following:
- the leuC gene encoding 3-isopropylmalate dehydratase large subunit; translation: MGRTLAEKVWDDHVVRRAEGEPDLLFIDLHLLHEVTSPQAFDGLRQAGRPVRRLDLTIATEDHNTPTLDIDKPIADPVSRAQLETLRKNCAEFGVRLHPLGDVEQGVVHVVGPQLGLTQPGTTVVCGDSHTSTHGAFGALAFGIGTSQVEHVLATQTLPMARPKTMAITVEGELPDGVTAKDLILAIIARIGTGGGQGYVLEYRGPAIEKLSMEARMTICNMSIEAGARAGMIAPDETTFDYLKGRDHAPQGEDWDAAVAYWKTLRTDDDAVFDAEVVIDAAELAPFVTWGTNPGQGAPLSANVPDPASYEDASERNAAEKALEYMGLTAGQPLREINVDTVFVGSCTNGRIEDLRNAAAVLDGRKVADGVRMLVVPGSVRVALQAVEEGLDKVFTAAGAEWRHAGCSMCLGMNPDQLAPGERSASTSNRNFEGRQGKGGRTHLVSPQVAAATAVLGHLASPADLSDARTPAGV
- the leuD gene encoding 3-isopropylmalate dehydratase small subunit, producing MEAFTTHTGRAVPLRRSNVDTDQIIPAHWLKKVTRDGFEDGLFEAWRKDEDFVLNRPERKGATVLVAGPDFGTGSSREHAVWALQNYGFKAVISSRFADIFRGNSLKNGLLTVVLDQKTVEALWELAEADPTAEITVDLEERQVRAEGITVGFELDENARWRLLNGLDDIGLTLQNEADIATYEAARPAFKPRTINA
- a CDS encoding HU family DNA-binding protein; the protein is MNKAQLVEAIADKLGGRQQAADAVDAVLDAIVRAVVAGDRVSVTGFGSFEKVDRPARYARNPQTGERVRVKKTSVPRFRAGQGFKDLVSGSKKLPKGGEVAVKKAPKGSLSGGASTRTTTKAAAKKAAAKKATAKKATAKKTVTAAKKTTPAKKTTAKKTTAAAKKATPAKKTTAAAKKTTAKKATAGKTAPAKKATAKKAPAKKTTARKTTAKKATARKK